A portion of the Pedobacter cryoconitis genome contains these proteins:
- a CDS encoding M48 family metallopeptidase: MNKTILPLALLGLALSLGTQAASAQIKLNSKGLGALQKGVKAATFSDADAAKLAGEAVTWMDEHNTVAAAKDPYTVRLNKIFSKHQNEGGLKLNYKVYKVKDINAFACADGSVRVFSSLMDIMSDDELLGIIGHEIGHVANKDTRDAVRSAYKREAISDAASSQSGVVNSLSQSQLGSFANALLDSKYNRKQESEADDYSYEFMKKHNYKVTALASAFQKFADMEKSSGAEKSKTEKMLSSHPDSGSRAAKILEKAKKDGLSK, encoded by the coding sequence ATGAATAAAACTATCTTACCTCTCGCTCTGCTGGGCTTAGCCCTTTCTCTTGGAACGCAGGCTGCTTCCGCACAAATTAAGTTAAACAGTAAAGGTCTTGGTGCATTACAAAAGGGCGTAAAAGCAGCGACCTTCTCAGATGCTGATGCCGCAAAACTTGCTGGTGAAGCTGTAACCTGGATGGATGAACATAATACTGTTGCCGCTGCTAAAGATCCTTATACTGTCCGCTTGAATAAAATCTTTTCAAAACATCAAAATGAAGGCGGACTTAAATTAAACTACAAAGTATATAAAGTAAAAGATATCAATGCTTTTGCGTGTGCAGATGGCAGTGTACGCGTATTTTCTTCGCTGATGGATATCATGAGTGATGATGAATTATTAGGAATTATCGGTCATGAAATTGGACATGTTGCCAATAAGGATACCAGAGATGCAGTGAGAAGTGCTTATAAAAGAGAAGCGATATCAGATGCAGCATCTTCTCAATCAGGCGTAGTGAATTCACTTTCACAAAGTCAGCTGGGAAGTTTTGCCAATGCACTTTTAGATAGTAAATACAACCGTAAACAAGAAAGTGAAGCTGATGACTATTCTTACGAGTTTATGAAAAAGCACAATTATAAAGTAACTGCTTTAGCAAGTGCATTCCAGAAATTCGCTGATATGGAAAAATCGTCTGGCGCTGAAAAAAGTAAAACTGAAAAGATGTTAAGTTCACATCCTGATAGCGGTTCACGCGCAGCAAAAATCTTAGAAAAAGCTAAAAAAGATGGTTTGTCAAAATAG
- a CDS encoding EamA family transporter gives MNNNKSFTLPPIPAVFLSIISVQCGAAIAKGLFPVLGAQSTALIRIGLSAIILMAVNRTNLTKLTAKQWKAVIPYGVCLGLMNLIFYMAIERIPLGLGVTLEFVGPLIVAIFGSKRITDYLWILLAGIGIALIAPWTGKGIDLIGVLLALTAGGFWAGYILMGGKISKIMNGGDAVTVGMLFATIVVAPFGIGSGGLMHLTPALLLMGFALALLSSAIPFTLEINALRQMPARTFSILMSLEPAVAALNGLILLHEFLTFNQWLAVGCVIIASAGATLTTRKAVVQENV, from the coding sequence ATGAATAACAATAAATCTTTTACATTACCACCAATTCCTGCCGTTTTTTTATCAATTATCAGTGTTCAGTGCGGAGCTGCAATAGCTAAAGGTCTGTTTCCCGTTTTAGGCGCCCAGAGTACAGCCTTGATCCGCATCGGTCTTTCGGCTATTATCCTGATGGCTGTTAACCGGACAAATTTAACGAAGCTTACCGCTAAACAATGGAAAGCAGTTATTCCTTATGGGGTATGTCTGGGTTTAATGAATCTGATTTTCTACATGGCGATTGAGCGGATACCACTTGGTTTAGGGGTTACGCTTGAATTTGTCGGGCCATTAATTGTGGCCATCTTCGGATCTAAACGTATCACTGATTATTTATGGATTTTACTGGCCGGAATAGGGATTGCGCTTATTGCACCCTGGACCGGTAAAGGAATTGATCTCATTGGTGTTTTATTAGCGTTGACCGCAGGAGGTTTCTGGGCAGGTTATATTTTAATGGGCGGAAAAATTTCCAAGATTATGAATGGTGGAGATGCAGTTACAGTAGGTATGTTATTCGCTACCATTGTCGTTGCACCATTTGGAATTGGAAGTGGAGGACTGATGCACTTAACGCCAGCTCTTCTTTTAATGGGATTCGCATTGGCACTTTTGTCCAGCGCGATACCGTTTACACTTGAAATTAATGCGTTGCGGCAAATGCCTGCACGCACGTTTAGTATCTTAATGAGCCTGGAGCCCGCTGTAGCGGCTTTGAATGGACTGATTTTATTACATGAATTTTTAACTTTTAATCAATGGCTGGCCGTTGGCTGCGTAATCATTGCCAGTGCAGGGGCAACATTGACGACCAGGAAAGCCGTTGTACAAGAAAATGTATAA